Genomic window (Rossellomorea aquimaris):
CATGGTGATAAAGTCCACAGCTACATCAATATGGAGTCAACGGAAGCGGTGCTCCACTTTGTGATGATTTACACGGGACGGACAGATTGAAGCTTATCGATGGGATAAGCTTCTTTTTTTAGCAAAAAGCCTAACGATGGAGGTGAAAAAAGGTTGATTCAATCTTTATTTGGCTATTGGATCATTTTTATTCAAACTTCTTGGCGGCTGACCACATCCGATTTACTTAATTGCGTCGAAATCGGCCATGATTGCGTCATTTTCGAGGGGAATTGCGTCATTATCAAAGATAATTGCATCGATTTTACATTAAATGCGTCTTTTTACATCATTTATACGTATTTTTGAAATAAATGGTAGACATCCCCTTTTCCACTACACAAAAAATTCCTTGAAACTTTTCCCACCCCACCGGACTCTAATGAATGACAGGAGGTTAATCAATGGATGTAAAACTCGTAAAAAAAGCAATAAAGGGGAATGAACAGGCATTCGAAATACTGATCCACTCAGAAAGTGAGAAGTTGTACCGGACGGCATTTCTATATGTAAGAAATAAAGAGGATGCTCTGGATGTTGTACAGGAAACGGTTTGTAAAGCATTCACCTCGATAGCCCGGTTGAAGAATCCGGAGTATTTCAGCACCTGGCTGATCAAGATCCTGATTCATACGGCATACAGCATCTTAAAGAAACAAAACCGGCTCGTGCTGACAGGGGATGAGTTTCTAGATACCGCCATCGTGTCAGAAGAATCGGATGTAGAAGGGCGGATTGACTTGATTACAGCTATGGCGTCTTTGAATCAGCACTATCAAACGGTCATTATCTTATTCTATTTCCAGGGTCAATCGATCAAGATGATTTCTGATACGATGGGTACGCCTGAAGGGACGGTCAAGACGTATCTTCACCGGGCAAAACTGGAATTAAGAATGCTGTTGGAAGGAGTGAATCAGTATGGACAAAAAATGGTTTGTGGAAGAAATGGATAACATCGAAGTACCAAAAGAAGAGGTTTTTGAGGCGATTTCAACTGGAATCATAGAAGGTAGAAAACAAAAGGTCCGGAAAAAAACGGCCAAAATAAGTGCCGCCTTTACCACCGCTGCTGCCTCCATGGTACTCGTATCGGGCTTCCTATTCGCACCTGTGAACAATGCACTTGCCAAACTGCCTGTACTGGGCGGCATTTACGAAAAAGTAGGTTCCCAGGTCGGAAAAGAACTCTATTTCAGCGATAAAGTGACGGAAGTTAATCAGGCCGCCACTTCAAGGGGCGTAGATGTGACAATCACAAGCACATATTATGATGGGAACGTCATCGGAGTAACCTTCAAGGCGAAGGGTGATGACCTTTCCATCGAACATATGGACGAAGGGAATCGTCCGGTGAGCGGATACAGCTATCATCTCTTCGACGGTAAGGATCAGAATCAATGGGGATCGGGAAGTTCGGGTCTTAAAAAAGACGGGGATGAGTTCATAGGCTCGATCGAATTTTACCGGGATGGGAAAGAACCGCCGGAAAACTTCACCCTTCCGTTAACTTTCACCCATATGGCAGATGTGAACGGTACCTGGACCTTTGATGTACCGGTCAAGAGGATTCCATCTGAAAATATCCAAACAGATGTAAGGACAGAATCTCCCCATGGGGAATTTGAGCTTCAAGTGACATCTGTCACTAAAGGAAAAGCTACGACTACACTGGAGTATACATATTCGGTGGAGGCTGAGAAAGATACGTTAAATCTGATTGTGTTTGATGACTTAGGGAACCGGTTATCAAAGTCCAGTGCAGAGACACTGAATATCAAAGAAATTGACGGTGATTATCAAAAGACTGTCAGAGAGCTGTTCACTAATAAACTCAGTGATAATGCACAGTCGCTGAAAGTCCAAGCTGATATGGAGCGAGTAGATGAAGACGGCATCATCTCACTGAAGGATTCAACTCCATTCCAGGTGAAGAGCCCTCGTTTTGGTTATCAGGTCACGGTACAAGATATCCAAAACGTAAAAGGGAAGGTGATACTGGATTTCTCCCTCGATGCCATCAAAGAAAAACAATTCAAATATGACATTTTAGAGAATTTTGCTCAATTCGTTCAGGTGATCCCATCAAAAGATATTAAAAGAAAGGCAAAGGATGAACTGGATTATAACGAGATGGTGAATCATATGATCAGAAGTGCTACAACGAAAACAGTGGATAAGGATACTCTCCGTTATCAATCCACGTTTACATTGCCTCAGGATGCCAACCTTGAGGACTACTCTCTAATTGTTCCATTCGAGACATTGAGCAGAAATGATAAGCCGGTCAAAATGAAACCGTTCGAAATCAATCTGAAATAAAATGAGCCACGAAACCCCCGGGCTCCATTCCGGGGATTTTGCCTATTTCTCTCTCAAAAACCAATTGACAACTATTTCAAGAGAATGGTATAGTAATTCAAACAAAATAATACGTCACTCTCTGATAATAGAGGCGCGAGTATGATGAGTACCTTCTTTGAGAATAATGGATTCTGAGAAAAGAAGGGAAAGGCAGATCGCCGAAGCAGAAAATAGCCAATTCTATTTTTTGTTGGGCCAGCATTGAAGAAATGCTGGACTGTCACAATGAAGAAGTTGTGGAGAACTATTGAAGAGATGTTAATACATAGTCTTCATCATGTTTCCAAAACTTTTGATGATAAACCGTATGAGCATCGCTTCATACGGTTTTTTTGTGTTTTTTAGAGAGAGTCAAAAGG
Coding sequences:
- a CDS encoding DUF4179 domain-containing protein, which translates into the protein MDKKWFVEEMDNIEVPKEEVFEAISTGIIEGRKQKVRKKTAKISAAFTTAAASMVLVSGFLFAPVNNALAKLPVLGGIYEKVGSQVGKELYFSDKVTEVNQAATSRGVDVTITSTYYDGNVIGVTFKAKGDDLSIEHMDEGNRPVSGYSYHLFDGKDQNQWGSGSSGLKKDGDEFIGSIEFYRDGKEPPENFTLPLTFTHMADVNGTWTFDVPVKRIPSENIQTDVRTESPHGEFELQVTSVTKGKATTTLEYTYSVEAEKDTLNLIVFDDLGNRLSKSSAETLNIKEIDGDYQKTVRELFTNKLSDNAQSLKVQADMERVDEDGIISLKDSTPFQVKSPRFGYQVTVQDIQNVKGKVILDFSLDAIKEKQFKYDILENFAQFVQVIPSKDIKRKAKDELDYNEMVNHMIRSATTKTVDKDTLRYQSTFTLPQDANLEDYSLIVPFETLSRNDKPVKMKPFEINLK
- a CDS encoding sigma-70 family RNA polymerase sigma factor, which gives rise to MDVKLVKKAIKGNEQAFEILIHSESEKLYRTAFLYVRNKEDALDVVQETVCKAFTSIARLKNPEYFSTWLIKILIHTAYSILKKQNRLVLTGDEFLDTAIVSEESDVEGRIDLITAMASLNQHYQTVIILFYFQGQSIKMISDTMGTPEGTVKTYLHRAKLELRMLLEGVNQYGQKMVCGRNG